A segment of the Acidobacteriota bacterium genome:
GGCCACATCGTCATCGACCACATGCAGGCAGGCTCCCCGGGCCAGGAGCACGGAGCACCGATGTGGAGCGGCGCGCTAATGTCAGATTCGCCTCCAGCCCTTGCGGCAGATCGCGGGAAGCCCCCAATGTTCTCCCTCTTCGACGTCGGAGGAGCCGTCGGCGTGAGAAGATGGATGAAGTTGTACGACCGGTTCCCGCGATCAGTGGCACCTGTTTCGAACTACATCCGATACGGAAGCCCTTCCCCTGAAGTCCGCCTTCTCGAAGTGGCAGCAGCAATTGAACAGTGGGTCGCAACTCATCGCCGATCTACCCAGTGGGCGAGCAGAGGGATCAACGTCGCTGCAGCACTGGCCCAGCACGTCGGTGTGGCGTTCACCGATTGGGCTGGTCCGGCCGATCTGTGGGCGACGCAATTCTGGGACAGTTACAACGACCTGAAACACCTCAGGGGCGCTGGCCCGTCTCATCGCGAGGCGTTTCTCGCCGCTGAGACGGGCTACCGCCTGCTTGTTGCTGCCCTGCTCGACCGGGTTGCGGGCAGCAAGCAGCCGAGTCGGCAAATGCTGTCGGACTACCGCCTCAGAGAGATTGGTAAGGCCATGCGGGATGAGCTCGGAGTCAGTGCATGACCGCGAACGATTCTCGAGAGACCCGGATCCCGATACCGGGCTCGCAACGACAGATCTCTGGCTCGCCGGCAGCAATGCGTAGGTTGACCTCGTGAGGGAAGCCGCGGCAATCGGGATCGATTTGGCCTGGTCTGACCGCAACCTGTCTGGCTGCGTTGCGGTCGATAGCAAGGGCCGAGTGGTCGACGAACGACTCCTGGCTGCTGATGACGACATCGTTGAGTGGGTCGCCGCTCTCGCCGATGAGCACGCGACAGTCGCGATCGACGCACCCCTCCTTGTCGCGAACGAGACGGGCCGACGCCCATGTGAAGACGAGGTCGCTCGTGTCTATGGATCGCGGCACGCCGCTCCACACTCGTCGAACCGCCGGCGACTCATCGGCAGTCATGGCCGCATCCGGGGTGAGGATCTCGCTGCTCGTCTCGGAGAGTTGGGGTTTGGGGATCCGTGGTCCGATTCACAGAGGGTTGTCCTGGAGGTATATCCACATCCCGCGATCGTCGAAGTTTTCGGGCTTGATCGTCGGCTCAAGTACAAGAAGGGCAACGTTGCCGAACGCCGCGCCGGACTTCGCACCCTCGAGGGCCTCATCGCCGAACTGGCAAGCGCTATGCCGTCCCTTCACGCCCCAAGACTCGACATCACGGAGAGCACGGGCGGTGCCAGCCTCAAGGGAATCGAAGATCTCCTCGATGCCCGCATATGCGCGTGGATCGCCCGTCTCTGGCAACACGATCCAGAGCGAGTGACCATCTACGGCGATTCGACGTATGGGCATATCGCTGTCCCATCCGGATCTAACGTCGAGGCGAGCGAACCCGACTCCGCGAACCCGAGCTTGATATCGACACCTCTAGGTTCGTCGGACCTGAGCCGGGACGAAGAACGGTTTGAGATTGCCGTCGGGAACTTCATGCGATCCTGCATTGACCTCCAGGCGAATGAGGCGACATTTCAGGCCTGGTACGCCACCGCAGTCGTAGCTGAGTTCGGCCTCGCCCGGGTCTATCGAGAGACCCATGTGACCCGGGACGGACTCGTCGAGATCGCACCCAACGCGATCCGACTGCCAGATCTCACGGAGAAGGGGAACGAATTCTTCCCCGACCTATCGGTCTCGAAGATCCCAGCGATCGATGCTCGCCACACCGCTACCAGAGACCCCGCACTGCAGCACGCGGGGGTGATGCTCAACCAATTCAGCATCGTCACCGAGTTCAAGGCCACAGGATCCACGACGAAGCCGACGACGCCGAAAGCGATCCGAGCCGATCTGTCGAAGCTCGCGGTGTTTGCCGAGGCTTACAGTGCCGCGGCCCTCGATGGTGACCGTTCGCTAGCGACATACATGGTGATCCTCGACAACTTCGAGAAGTATGGGAAGCGGAAGCCACATTACGGACCCAAGAGGATGCTCGGAATTCTGAACGAGATGGTTGAACGGTGGCCAGTCGGAGTTTCCGTGCCGACGGTGCTCGTGGGATCGCGAACAGCCTCCGGCATCGAAATTGCGACGTACCGCGACTTCGTTCGATATCGAGGGTCTTGAACAGGATCACCGCGGCAACAACAGCGCGCTGAAGACTCTGAGCATTAGGACCGTTCATGGGCCCGGATGCTCCGGCAGCGAGAGTCTTCGTCCAGCGATGGCCAGCACCCTCGTCGGGAGCCAATCTGGGAGCCATTCGCCCTGGACTTGTGTGGACGGCTGTGGGACGTCTGCGGAATCGAAAGCCTTCCGTTCCGGGCTGTTTGGACTGCTGTGGACGCCCGTGGACACGGCTTGGAGATCTACGGATAAGAAGGTTGGGGTGTCTAGTCCCTCCGGGCGTGCCACTGAAACCTTGCTCAGGGGGTCGTGCGGCTGTGTACGGCTCTCGCCGATGGATGTTGGCGACCCGATTGCGACCATTTGCTGTGCCGAAAGCATGGTGGGAGGCGATCGAGACACTACGCTTCGCTCGGCTTGAAGCGAGTGCACGAACCGAAGGAGGGGCGATGAAGGTCCTAATCAAGGAATTCGCTGTCGATATGGAAGTGAAATCGAAGGGCATTGAATTCGAGGTCAAATCACCCGACGGTGCGAGCCATCTCGGTGACTGCTACGTCACGAAAACTTCAATCATCTGGTGCAAGGGCAGGACGACAAAGGCCAACGGAGTCAAGATCAGCTGGGAGGAGTTGACGGCTGTTCTTGCCTCAGACGTTACGAAACGCGCTGCGGTAAGGGCGGCCCGTAACGCGTAATCTCTTCTTGCTCGCCATAGATCTATTCGTAGCATCGGAAGAACCTACGGAGGCGGAATCCGGCTGGCGCTAGTCGAGCAAGGGACTGCTGATTCGCCACATCTAGGCCTCCCCTGGACGTCGGCGGCCAGCGATTCCCGATAGTCCTGTCACCGGGCCTCTTGCCCGCCGTGGGAGCCAAGTTGGGAGCCATTCCCTGTGGACGGCTGTGGACAGGAGTGGACGCCTGTGGAATCGAAACCCTTTCGTTCAGGACTGTGTGGACGGCTGTGGACGCCTGTGGACACGGCTTGGAGATCTACGGATCAGAAGGTTGGGAGTTCGAGTCCCTCCGGGCGATCCGGGAAGTCCCTACGGCGCAAGGCCTCGGGAGCGAGATGGACGCGTCTACCGGATGACGTCCGCGGGCTGCTCCGTCCACTCGCGTGTCTGTAAGAAGACGCGGCACAGTGCGACGTGTGCTTTCGGAACTCCCTTCCAGGGACAACTCGACTTTTCGACCTCGGTGCTCGCGATGGGTACGCCGATCGGCCGCGGACGCTTGTCTGCCAACCGAGACCACTCGGCATGGCGTCATTGTGCGGTACGGTATTTGAAGAGAGCCTTTCGGGCCGCCTTGGCGGTCGGTTTGTCAGGGTGCCCGTCGCCTATCGCGGAGAGAACCTGCTCGGTTTCGGGCAACTTCACGCGCCACGCCTGTTCGACCATTGACAGGAGGCCGTCGGCGCCGGCGGCGGGTCCCGCCCAGGCGCCGACGGCTGCCACCGGTCCCCACAACTCGATTACGACGCCCAGCAAGCGCACGAACCGTTCCGCATCGCCGGAACAGTCCATCTCGTCGCGGCTGCCGCTGAGCGTATCTATCCGCCATACAGTCACGTAGAGGCCAAGTTCGTCGTCGTCCTCAAGGAGGCTCACCGCGTGCACGGCTCCGGGGCCTATGCGGAGCAGCGCCCGGAACCCGAGTCCACGGCCCGTCTCGTCGGCCGTGTGCAATGCTTCCACGAGCTGTCGAGCTGCATCGTCGCCACGGTGCTCGATCCACGCGTCGATCTCTGCAATGGCTTCCGCCTCTGAAATATCCGACGCCGCTGCAAGCAGATCGGCGGCAGTCGACTCTCGCAACGCTCCCACGATAGGCGCCGAAGTCACCTTCGAAACGAGACGCTGGACAGCCCACTTCCCGAGCGGCGTCAGCCCGACGACGCCGTCGGTGCGGTCGGTTCCGCCATACTTGGTAGGGATCTCGGTCACATCTTCGACACGGGTCGTGCCGAACTCGCTCAGAATATCGAACGCTCTGCGGATGGAATCCTCGACGAGGCTCCGGTGGAAGGCACTCTTATCGGAGGGTAGGTCGTCGAGATTGAAGCGGGCATGGAGGTGGACCCAGGTGTCCTCGACGATCTCCTCGATCGGTGTGTCGCCATGCCGGTATAGATCTATCAGGATCATGGGAAGTAAGGCGTCGAGTTCCTCGGCGTACCAATCCCAGCCGTACCGATGGTTCCGATACCAGTGCTGAGTGGGGCCGATGGTTTTGAGAACGACAAGCCAGGCTCCATAGAGTGCTGCAAGTGGATCGTCGACCCAGTCGGCGTTGGGTCCGGGCAGCAGCTTCTTACCCTTACGTGTCAGCATCTCGGATTCGACCGCTATCCGGAATGCGAGATCGACCCCTCCAAGGTTGGCACTCGACCTCGTCTTGAACACGCGGTCGCCGATCTGCGTATCGAACCGGTCTCCACTATCCAACAGCCCGACCAGAGCCTTGCCGTCGGCGAGTTTGAGATTACCCGTGTCCGTTAATGGGCGGCCGGCGCCGACGTAGTCGACCAGACGTCGGAGCCGCACGAGCAATGCGGTGTCCCGGGCTGCGGACTCCAACTCGCCGGTGGGCGGCAGCACGATCGGTGGAAGCGGCCGGATCACGCCGCCCCCGAGGAAAGACGCATCGGTCCCCGGCAACGGCCCCAGCACTGCGTTCCGTTCGGCGAAGGACCGCTGGTTGAAATCTTCCATGAACCGCTGCATACCGTCGGCGTCAGACGGGTCGACACCTTCGGACTGAGCCTGGCTCCACAGCCGCTTGCCCATCGACCAGTTGCTCTCATCCATTACAGCGACACGAAACCGTGGCGCAAGCAGTTCGACCCGCTCGGCCAAACGGGCCGCTTGGCCCGCCGGCACGATCCCATCATCACCGAGGAACCGGAAGAAGCCTGCGAACCCGGCCACCACCTGATCGAGATCATCGGGATCCAGCATCACCTTCGCCGGATACAGACCTAGCAGGATCTCCTCAACCTCTACTCGCTCCCATCGGGAGAGATCTCCATCCAGATAGCCCCACTTGAAATCCATCACCTGAGCCGCGACCCAGCCCAAGTCGTGCCCATGAGGACTCAGCTCAAAGCGCGACGACAATTCATCCCTAGCCGCGTAAAAGGCTTCCTCGTCATCAGGTCCGTAGGACTTGCGCATGACGCGAACACTACCCGAACTCCTGACGACCACCTGGAGGAATGCCGCAACATGCCCAACAAGCGGACAAAAGAAGACAACAAGACCGACGCGGTATCACCCATACACCACATCACTGGACATGACCGAGCTGCGGAGGCGCTTGCAACGCTAGGGTGCCACCGGTACCGTGTCGCTGGCGAGAGGCGGGAGAACCGATGTCACTTGCGGAATGCCCAGAGTGTGGTCATACCGTGTCCGACCGGGCGTTCACGTGCCCCAATTGTGGTCATCCCCTGGTGGATCGCGAAGGCCCCGAGGCTCCGCCCCCCAAATCAAGCCCGGCGGGTGCCGCCGCTCGGGAGGCGACCGTCCGAGGGTGGACAGCGATCGCATCTGGTGCTCTACTCTCGGTCGGTTCTCTCATACCATGGCGGACCGCAACGATTCCTTTGACTGGAACCGTCAGTATTCCAGGCACGGAGGGCGACGGAATTGTGACTCTTGTGTTGGGTGTCATCATCGCCCTCGGAGGGGCCGTCGTAATCTCACAGGGCAGATCGAAAATCGGTTCAATGACCGCGTTCGCTGCGCTGCGCTCGCGTCGTGGATCGTGTACGAATCACTTCGGTCAGCCGTGGATGCCATCAGCATCTTCAACGCTACGGGTACGGGGCGCGCCAGCGTAGGAATTGGCCTATGGCTCGTCGCCATGGCCGCGATCGGAAGCCTGGTTGGAGCCTCAGGAATCCTGATCGTCAGCTTCCGAACGCGAGATACCTCACTCTAGGGACACTCGACAAACCAACCGTCGCGGAGAAAGTGCAAAACTGGCCGACGGTTTCATCTCTGGGCAGGTCGAGATGTCCGCGTCGAGTCCGCCGTGCTCTGCTGCTTGCGCGAAGAGCTTCGCTTCCTGTCCAACGACTGCGATGTGCTGGGCAATCTCCATGATGTCCTCCTAATCGGTCTGGGCAAGGGCCCCACTACTTCTCGCGATTTGTAACCCTGATCGGGTTCTCTCCTACAGCTTGCCAACGACGTGGGCGAGCACCTGTGACATCTGGTCGTGGGGGCTGAACTCGACCATCCTGATCGCTTCCTCGACCACAACTGTGTGACCGGGGGGCCAGTAGTAGATCTCGCCTGCGCCCACGACCTCTTCGGTGCCGTCCTCGTAGTTCACCCTGATGCTGCCCTCTATGACGAACCCCCAGTGCGGGCATTGACAATGGTCGCGCTCCAGACCCTTGAGCAGAGGGGTGAAGTCGAGGCCGGTCGGGTACTGCATGTAGGCACTGGTCATCCCGCCCCAGTCCTGTCCTCTGATCATCTCTCCCAGGGCCTCATGGGCGATTGGTAGGTCTTTGACGTTGCTCTTCATTCGCATCATCTCCTTATGGCTCGTACAGGCGTTGTCGCCCTTCTTGGATCGAGCCCACCTGTACTGCAAGTTGCAGTACACAATATACTGCATGTTGCAGTAGAGTCAAGTGCATGCCACCGAGAACGACAACATCCTCATATGCAGTCCTTGCCCTCCTCGCTCTCAAACCATGGACGGGCTACGAACTCACGCACCAAGCGCAACGAAGCCTCCGCTACGCCTGGCCCAAGTCGGAGCGTCTCCTCTACGCCGAACCCAAGAAGCTGGTCGAACTCGGTTTCGCCACTGTTCACCAAGAAGACAGCGGCAAGCGAACCCGCAATGTGTACACGATCACCGGAGAAGGTCGCCAGGCGCTCAACGAGTGGACACGGACCAGAACCCAGCCACCTCGACTCGAGATCGAAGCTCTATTGAGGGTGCTCTTCGCCGATCACGGGTCACGCGAAGATGTACTCGGAGCCCTCGACGAGTTCGAAGACGACATCGGCGAACACCACCAAGCCATTGTCGAACTCATGGGCTGCTACCTCGATGGCGGACACCCCTTCCCACAACGAATACATCTCTCGGTTCTTTTCGCCGCCTTCCAAATCGAGATGTTCAAAACCTTCGAACGGTGGATCGAGTTCGCGCGAGACGAGATCGATGAATGGCCAACCACCCAAGACCTCGGAATGACCCCACGCACCGAGACTCTCACACGCCTCCTCGCCCAGGACCAATCACCACTGAACTGACTACGGATCAGAAGGTTGGTGGTTCGAGTCCCTCCGGGTGTTCCACCGGAATCCCTTGTGCGCACGGGATTTCGCCTATTGGCCAACCAGCTTGATGACCGCTGGTCCGCGGTTGGTCCGAATCTGCACCGCGAGCGCATTGTTGCGAGCCTCGTCGAGCGCCACCACAAGAGCCTCCATATCGGACGGGAAGAGGTACCCCTCAGCGGGCCATCGTGACCGAAATCGATGATTGACCGAAGTGCACCTGGATCGCTTTGGGGTGCGCCCCTGTGATGAGCAGGGCCGTTCAGACATGCCTCACGTCGTGAATGCGGAGTCCCGCGGGCACCCGCGCGTCGGCGACGGGCGTGCCCCAGACCTGGCACCGGAAGTTGGAAATCCGTAGCGGCTTTCCCAGGGGCGAGGTGTAGACCATCTGCCGGTGGCGTCGCTTCAGGACATCGCTGCCTCCAAACGCGCAGCGGATGCGCCAAAGACATCGTCGCACTCCCCCCGCTCAAAGCTCATATGCGCAGCCGCGAACGGTGGACGCCCGTGCCGAACCCACAAGAGTCCGCGAGACGATGAGAAATAACAAACAAGGGTGAGAACGGGCAAGGCGTCGAGGCTCAGTATCGCAAGGGTTCGCCCCGATTCGCCAAGTCTGTGCGACCCTTGATCTCGACTGGGGCCAAGGGTTCAGGGACTCGGAGCTCCCCTGGTCCACGGGAAAATGGGAGGAGTCCCGGC
Coding sequences within it:
- a CDS encoding DUF429 domain-containing protein, yielding MREAAAIGIDLAWSDRNLSGCVAVDSKGRVVDERLLAADDDIVEWVAALADEHATVAIDAPLLVANETGRRPCEDEVARVYGSRHAAPHSSNRRRLIGSHGRIRGEDLAARLGELGFGDPWSDSQRVVLEVYPHPAIVEVFGLDRRLKYKKGNVAERRAGLRTLEGLIAELASAMPSLHAPRLDITESTGGASLKGIEDLLDARICAWIARLWQHDPERVTIYGDSTYGHIAVPSGSNVEASEPDSANPSLISTPLGSSDLSRDEERFEIAVGNFMRSCIDLQANEATFQAWYATAVVAEFGLARVYRETHVTRDGLVEIAPNAIRLPDLTEKGNEFFPDLSVSKIPAIDARHTATRDPALQHAGVMLNQFSIVTEFKATGSTTKPTTPKAIRADLSKLAVFAEAYSAAALDGDRSLATYMVILDNFEKYGKRKPHYGPKRMLGILNEMVERWPVGVSVPTVLVGSRTASGIEIATYRDFVRYRGS
- a CDS encoding zinc ribbon domain-containing protein, which produces MSLAECPECGHTVSDRAFTCPNCGHPLVDREGPEAPPPKSSPAGAAAREATVRGWTAIASGALLSVGSLIPWRTATIPLTGTVSIPGTEGDGIVTLVLGVIIALGGAVVISQGRSKIGSMTAFAALRSRRGSCTNHFGQPWMPSASSTLRVRGAPA
- a CDS encoding PadR family transcriptional regulator, whose translation is MPPRTTTSSYAVLALLALKPWTGYELTHQAQRSLRYAWPKSERLLYAEPKKLVELGFATVHQEDSGKRTRNVYTITGEGRQALNEWTRTRTQPPRLEIEALLRVLFADHGSREDVLGALDEFEDDIGEHHQAIVELMGCYLDGGHPFPQRIHLSVLFAAFQIEMFKTFERWIEFARDEIDEWPTTQDLGMTPRTETLTRLLAQDQSPLN